The genomic DNA GGGAGGTCCTGCGCTGGGAGCCGGGAAACGCGGAGGCCGCCGCCCTGCTGGCGTCGCTCGGCTCGACCCCCGAGGACACCGGGTCGAGGGGCCTCCTGAGAGCGATCTTCAAGAGCTGAACCAGGCGGAGGCAACGCGTGCCGAGGCTGGTGGACGGCGACAACCTCCTCGGCTCCTGGCCGGAACGGGGCCGATCGGAGGGGGAGCGCCGCGCGCTCGCCCGCGAGATCGCTTCGCTGGCCCGCGATTTGAAGCGCCAGGTCGTGCTGGTGTTCGACGGGGAGCCGCCTCCGGGACTGGACCTCGGTCCCGACGTCCGTTTCTCGGGGCGCGGACACAGCGCGGACGATCTCGTTCTCGAGATCCTCCGCGCCCAGGTGGACCCCAGAGGATGGACGGTCGTGACGAACGACCGCGCCCTCCAAGACCGGTGCCGGCATGCCGGGGCGCGGGTCGAGCGGTGCGACGCGTTCCGCGAGCGGCTGACACGGGCCGCCCCGCCCGAGAAGCCCGCGGCGTCCCGCGACGTCGCCTACTGGATGGAAGTGTTCGGAGAGGACGAAGGGCCGGCGGACTGAGAGGCGGCGGCACCGGGATTTACAGGCTGGGGATGCAAGCATTCCCTTGCATATAATGGCCGGTGTGGACTTCGACAGAGTTTTCAAGGC from Terriglobia bacterium includes the following:
- a CDS encoding NYN domain-containing protein — protein: MPRLVDGDNLLGSWPERGRSEGERRALAREIASLARDLKRQVVLVFDGEPPPGLDLGPDVRFSGRGHSADDLVLEILRAQVDPRGWTVVTNDRALQDRCRHAGARVERCDAFRERLTRAAPPEKPAASRDVAYWMEVFGEDEGPAD